A window from Neodiprion fabricii isolate iyNeoFabr1 chromosome 2, iyNeoFabr1.1, whole genome shotgun sequence encodes these proteins:
- the LOC124176855 gene encoding protein 60A yields MLRFGKLSIVALYSSLLLLFFTEIGDSEGRLSGLYVDNGLDQTVIHRVVTQRERQEVEHEILNLLGLPDRPRGLGGHPPQVKRSAPKFLLDIYRNTLGEGEDQDLSSTVKPEGDRGHFDLSGQDLRAIDQSDVIMSFAAHNHHVAGVRHERGKRLWFDVSEVPPGESIIGAELRLYQSPDLKNKKKQGSYVVTAYRVLRTEDGERELQYVDAMNTSTGREGWLTLNVSEPLQHWVNDPEANRGLYLSVHPADRSVHEMRPEDVGIVGSRGDVDKQPFMVAFFKSSGIREARVRRKRDARRRKKSDTSSVDYRSNPYTDPSIQSNARTCKIQTLYVNFRDLQWQDWIIAPNGYDAYYCSGECNFPLNAHMNATNHAIVQTLVHLVTPGKVPKPCCAPTKLSPISVLYFLDDNNVMLKKYKNMVVKSCGCH; encoded by the exons ATGCTCCGTTTTGGTAAATTGTCAATCGTCGCGTTGTActcgtcgttgttgttgttgttcttcaCCGAAATCGGCGACTCGGAGGGACGTCTGAGCGGACTTTACGTCGACAATGGTCTCGACCAGACGGTTATACATCGTGTAGTTACGCAGCGCGAAAGACAGGAAGTTGAACACGAAATATTGAACCTCCTGGGGCTACCCGATCGGCCCAGAGGACTCGGCGGACATCCGCCACAGGTGAAACGATCGGCGCCCAAGTTTCTCCTCGACATATACAGGAACACCCTCGGCGAGGGGGAGGATCAGGACTTGTCGTCTACCGTAAAACCCGAAGGAGACCGCGGGCACTTTGATCTCAGCGGACAAGACCTCAGAGCAATTGACCAGAGCGATGTTATAATGAGCTTTGCTGCGCACa ATCACCACGTGGCCGGGGTTCGTCACGAGCGTGGAAAGAGGCTGTGGTTCGACGTGTCGGAAGTACCGCCGGGAGAATCCATAATAGGCGCTGAATTGAGGCTCTACCAAAGTccggatttgaaaaataaaaaaaaacaaggttCCTACGTTGTGACGGCGTACAGAGTGCTGCGCACCGAAGACGG GGAACGGGAATTGCAGTACGTAGATGCGATGAATACATCAACCGGTCGTGAAGGCTGGTTGACTCTAAACGTTAGCGAGCCTCTCCAGCACTGGGTTAACGATCCTGAGGCGAATCGAGGGCTGTACCTGTCTGTACATCCAGCCGATCGATCCG TGCACGAAATGAGACCTGAGGATGTTGGGATCGTTGGCTCGAGGGGTGATGTTGACAAGCAGCCCTTCATGGTTGCGTTTTTCAAAAGCTCGGGCATCCGCGAGGCGAGAGTAAGACGGAAACGAGATGCTCGACGGCGAAAGAAGAGCGACACATCGAGTGTTGACTACAGAAGTAACCCTTACACTG ATCCTTCGATTCAATCGAACGCGAGAACGTGCAAGATACAGACGCTTTACGTGAACTTCAGAGATCTGCAGTGGCAG GATTGGATCATTGCGCCGAATGGCTACGATGCCTACTACTGCAGCGGTGAATGTAACTTTCCTTTAAACGCCCACATGAATGCAACCAACCATGCAATAGTGCAGACCCTGGTGCATCTGGTAACCCCGGGAAAAGTTCCAAAGCCGTGTTGCGCGCCGACAAAACTTTCGCCGATATCGGTTCTCTACTTTTTGGATGACAACAACGTCATGctaaagaagtataaaaatatggtCGTTAAAAGCTGCGGTTGCCACTAA